In Pseudomonas sp. LRP2-20, the genomic window TGGCCGCACCATTGGGTGATCGAATCGGCGGTTTCGGTGACCGAGGCACTGTGAAAGCGGATTTGCGGCTGCTCGGGAAGCGCGTCGAGCAGGGTGGAGTTGTCGCAGATGACCAGCGTGTGGGCTTGCGCACTGTGCTCGAAGCAGTAGAACAGCCCGGCGTCGTCCAGCAGGCGCTGGACGAAATCGAGGTCAGTTTCGCGGTATTGGGTGATGTAGGTGTGGCGTTTGGGCGTACGGGTCAGGCGCAGGGCATAGGCAACGTAGCTCGGATACAGGGCGAACACCTCAGCGATCACGTCTACTACCGTGCAGTTCTGGAAGATGCGCGTGTCCGTGCGGTGCCGGAGCATCGCCAGCCATGGGCTCAGGGTCGCGCCGTAGCGGTCCAGGGCGCCATCACTGCCCAGGCTGGCAAAGTGGGTGAGGTAGCCGTTGATGAAGCGCGGTGCGGCATCGGCCAGTTCGATCTCGATGCTGACCTGCTGGCCGATCATCGACTTCAGCGGCATCTGCGGCGTGTCGCTGAGCAGTAGCAGTTCGTAGGCGAATGGCCGTGACAGGCCATCCTGGCCCTTGAAGCTGTGCAGCAGCAGCGGCTGGTCGAGTTCGGCCGGGTGGTGAAACTTGAACAGTCGGCGATGCTGCGGCGTCAGGCGTGCGGCCAGGTCCATGATCATTGCGTTGTCCTTGAATGCGAGAAGCGTTCGGAGGTTAGGGCAATGATCGAAGGGGCAGCAATGAACGGTGTGTTGAGGAAAATCAGGCGTCTGTAGGACCGGAAAACCGGGGCAATTTCACGGTTTCCTACACAGTTTGCGAGCGTCCGTCATCGGGAGGAAGGCGCCGGCTCAGCAATGGCGCTGCTTTGCGGCCGGTGTGCGACTGACAAGGGCTTTACCCACGAACCTGATGTCAAAAAGTTTCTGAATCAAGGAGTTACAAAATAGCCTGCATCTACGAGGCCCGGGCAGGCGACCTGTTTGCCTGCCCGGGCCCGCTCGGTGTCAGCGCGACAGGCGTTTGAGCAGTGCCTGGGCCGCGGCCTCGGAGGAGGCAGGGTTCTGGCCGGTGATCAGGTGGCCGTCCTCGACCACATGGCTTGCCCAGTCCGCCGCCTTGGAGTACTGGCCGCCATGGGCCTTGAGCATGTCTTCCACCAGGAATGGCACCACCTCGGTAAGCCCGACGGCCTGTTCCTCGCTGTTGGCGAAGCCGGTCACGTGCTTGCCTTTGACCACCGGATGCCCGTCTGGCGCCTTGACGTGCTTGAACACGCCAGGCGCGTGGCACACGGCGGCAATCGGCTTGTTGGCGGCATAGAAGGCTTCGAGCAAAGTCTTCGAGTCGGTGTCTTCGGCCAGGTCCCACAGCGGGCCGTGGCCACCGGGGTAGAACACCGCGTCGAAATGGTAGGGGTCGATTTCACCCAGCGGCACGGTGTCGGCCAGGGCCATCTGCC contains:
- a CDS encoding type 1 glutamine amidotransferase domain-containing protein, encoding MKKILMVLTSHDQLGDTGKKTGFWLEEFAAPYYVFVDANADVTLASPKGGQPPLDPKSDEPDAQTDATRRFASDTDGQMALADTVPLGEIDPYHFDAVFYPGGHGPLWDLAEDTDSKTLLEAFYAANKPIAAVCHAPGVFKHVKAPDGHPVVKGKHVTGFANSEEQAVGLTEVVPFLVEDMLKAHGGQYSKAADWASHVVEDGHLITGQNPASSEAAAQALLKRLSR